TCATTTCAGAGTTAACCAATGGCTGGCCAGAATGGTTCCTCTCTGGAGCTCAGCTTCCTGTACTACCAGTCCATAACAGAGACAATAGACTTCATGACAACAATAAAATCATCTCTCGTGCTGTCCACTGCCCTATTCTTCATCTCCCTGAACCTCATCATGTTCGTTGCCATGTGGAGTAAATCCAGCTTCCGTGAGACTTCCCGCTATCttctattcagccaaatgctccTCAGTGACTCCATCCATCTGGGATTCACCACATTGCTCTACTCGTGTAGCATGGCTAACATCAACCTCATCAAGGTGCTCTGCTCCATGATCGTCCTTGTAAGCGGGACAACTTTCCGCATCTCCCCTCTGACGTTGGCTGTCATGTGTCTGGAACGCTATGTGGCCATTTGTTTCCCACTCCGACACACTGACATCGCCACCCCCGGGAGAACCAATATTGCCATTGCAGTGGTCTGGTTCCTAGGCTCTGTGAACTAtgtaattaatataatatttttggcAGCCACAGATACCTATTTCCTAACCAAAACTATTTACTGCACACAGGAGCGCCTCTTTCTGGCCAAATGGCAGTTTGATGTGTTCCAGAGCTTTAACGGTGTCTTTTTTGTTGCCGTGGGGATCACCGTCATCGGCACCTACACAGGCATCATGATGGCAGCCCAGTCAATCAAGGCCAAAAAGGCCAGCAGGACGGTTCTCCTTCACCTGGTCCAGTTGGtcctctgcctctcctcctTCCTGTTCAGCAGCATCGAGAGAGCCCTGTCTACAATCAGCTCAGCCCTCTTTATCCACCTGCGCACCCTAAACTTCtttctcctcgtcctcctgcccCGCTGCCTGAGCCCCCTCATCTATGGCCTGAGAGACGAAGGAGTTCGTCCCC
The DNA window shown above is from Brienomyrus brachyistius isolate T26 unplaced genomic scaffold, BBRACH_0.4 scaffold27, whole genome shotgun sequence and carries:
- the LOC125720976 gene encoding odorant receptor 131-2-like isoform X1, with product MAGQNGSSLELSFLYYQSITETIDFMTTIKSSLVLSTALFFISLNLIMFVAMWSKSSFRETSRYLLFSQMLLSDSIHLGFTTLLYSCSMANINLIKVLCSMIVLVSGTTFRISPLTLAVMCLERYVAICFPLRHTDIATPGRTNIAIAVVWFLGSVNYVINIIFLAATDTYFLTKTIYCTQERLFLAKWQFDVFQSFNGVFFVAVGITVIGTYTGIMMAAQSIKAKKASRTVLLHLVQLVLCLSSFLFSSIERALSTISSALFIHLRTLNFFLLVLLPRCLSPLIYGLRDEGVRPLFLRYLRCGRWRIKPRTSTR
- the LOC125720976 gene encoding odorant receptor 131-2-like isoform X2, translating into MAGQNGSSLELSFLYYQSITETIDFMTTIKSSLVLSTALFFISLNLIMFVAMWSKSSFRETSRYLLFSQMLLSDSIHLGFTTLLYSCSMANINLIKERLFLAKWQFDVFQSFNGVFFVAVGITVIGTYTGIMMAAQSIKAKKASRTVLLHLVQLVLCLSSFLFSSIERALSTISSALFIHLRTLNFFLLVLLPRCLSPLIYGLRDEGVRPLFLRYLRCGRWRIKPRTSTR